Proteins from one Peromyscus eremicus chromosome 8a, PerEre_H2_v1, whole genome shotgun sequence genomic window:
- the Ccng1 gene encoding cyclin-G1: MIEVLTTDSQKLLHQLNTLLEQESRCQPKVCGLKLIESARDNGLRMTARLRDFEVKDLLSLTQFFGFDTETFSLAVNLLDRFLSKMKVQAKHLGCVGLSCFYLAVKSTEEERNIPLATDLIRISQYRFTVSDLMRMEKIVLEKVCWKVKATTAFQFLQLYYSLIQENLPFERRNDLNFERLEAQLKACHCRIIFSKAKPSVLALSIIALEIQALKDVELTEGIECIQKHSKINGRDLTFWQELVSKCLTEYSSNKCSKPNVQKLKWIVSGRTARQLRHSYYRITHLPTIPETAS; the protein is encoded by the exons ATGATAGAGGTACTGACAACTGACTCTCAGAAACTGCTACACCAGCTGAACACCCTGTTGGAACAGGAGTCTAGATGTCAGCCAAAGGTCTGTGGCTTGAAACTAATTGAGTCGGCACGTGATAATGGCCTCAGAATGACCGCAAGACTCAGGGACTTTGAAGTGAAAGACCTACTCAGTCTAACCCAGTTCTTTGGCTTCGACACGGAGACGTTTTCCCTAGCTGTGAATTTACTGGACAGATTCTTGTCTAAAATGAAG GTACAGGCGAAGCATCTTGGGTGTGTTGGATTGAGCTGCTTTTATTTGGCTGTCAAATCgacagaagaggaaaggaatATCCCATTGGCTACTGATTTGATCCGAATAAGTCAGTATAGGTTCACGGTTTCCGACTTGATGAGAATGGAAAAGATtgtgttggagaaagtatgttgGAAAGTCAAAGCTACTACTGCCTTTCAATTTCTGCAACTCTATTACTCACTCATTCAAGAGAACTTGCCATTTGAAAG gaggaACGATCTTAATTTTGAAAGACTAGAAGCCCAACTTAAGGCATGCCACTGTAGGATCATATTTTCTAAGGCAaag CCTTCTGTGCTGGCATTGTCTATCATTGCTTTGGAGATCCAAGCACTAAAGGATGTAGAGTTAACAGAAGGAATCGAATGTATTCAGAAACATTCCAAG ATAAATGGCCGAGATTTGACCTTCTGGCAAGAGCTGGTATCCAAGTGTTTAACTGAGTATTCATCAAACAAGTGTTCTAAGCCAAATGTTCAGAAGTTGAAGTGGATCGTGTCTGGACGCACTGCCCGGCAACTGAGGCACAGTTACTACAGAATAACTCACCTCCCAACAATTCCAGAAACGGCTTCTTAG